The bacterium BMS3Abin14 genome contains the following window.
AGGATTCCCTCTGGGACGGGTATCCCGAGGAAACCAACGCTCCCTACGGCGTAGCCAAAAGGGCGCTTCTGGTTCAGGCTCAGGCCTACCGGGAACAGTATGGATTAAATGCCGTATTTCTCCTCCCGGTCAACCTCTACGGGCCCAACGACAACTTCGACCTGGAGGATTCCCACGTTATTCCGGCCCTTATCAGGAAGTGCGTTGAGGCGGTGGATGGGGGAAGGGATATTCTCGACGTCTGGGGCTCAGGAAACGCAACACGGGAGTTTCTTTACGTACAGGACTGCGCAAGGGGAATTGTTCAGGCCACCCGTGATTACGATGGTTCCGAACCTGTGAACCTGGGATCCGGCAGGGAGATCACCATAAGGGACCTGGTGGGGCTCATTGCGAAACTCACAGGCTTTACGGGATCCATAAGGTGGAACCTCACCCGGCCGGACGGCCAGCCGAGGAGATGTCTCGATACCTCCAGGGCCAGGGCGTTCGGTTTTTCGGCCACCACATCCCTGGAGGATGGGCTTGCCCGCACCATCAGATGGTACCGTGAACACGGGAAGGAAATTTAATGGGCGATCTTTTCGCACTCATACTCGCCGGAGGTTCCGGAACACGACTCTGGCCTTTGAGCAGGCGTTATTCCCCGAAACAGCTTCTTAGCCTCGCCGACGAGGGCGGACTGTCCCTCCTGCAGGATACCGTCAGGCGCCTGGAATCGAGGGTCGCTTCGGACAGGATGGTTATTGTAACCTCCCATGGGCTTCGCCCCGAGATCAAGAGGCAGATTTCGGATTATCTCGCCCCCGCCGCCGACAATTGCCTCATTGTCGGTGAGCCGTCGGGGCGCAACACGGCGCCCGCCATCCTCCTGGGGGCGATGCTGATTCAAAGGAGGGATTCGGACGCCGTCGTCATTGTCGCTCCGGCCGACCACATAATCCAGGACCCGGGGGCATTCGGACGGGCGCTGGATACCGCCGAAAAAGCCGCCGCCGCGGGGTCCATTGTCACCTTCGGAATCCCTCCCTTGCGGCCGGAAACCGGTTACGGCTATATCCAGGCCGGCGAGAAGATGAACGGCTGCTTTGTTGTGGAAAAGTTTGAGGAAAAACCAACGCTTGAGAGAGCAGAGAACTTCCTGGAAAAGGGCGATTACCTCTGGAACAGCGGCATGTTCTGTTTTACGGCTTCCACCATCATAGATGAGGCGAGACGATACCTGCCGGAAATGATGACGGCCCTTGAAATGGTGGAGCTGGAGTCCCTTTCCGGCCTCGAACGCGCCTACGATGAATTAGAGGCCATCTCCATAGACCATGGGGTCATGGAGAAAACCCGAAAGGCCGTGGTGGTCCCCCTCTCAGCCGGCTGGAGCGATGTGGGAAGCTGGGATTCCCTGTACGAGATCGGGAGCAGGGACGCCGACGGGAACCTTATCCGGGGCGACGTCATGGCGTTCGACACATCGGGCAGCCTTCTGGTGGGGAGCGGAAAGATGCTGGCCGTCACGGGGATGAAGGATGTCATCGTCGTGGATGCCGAGGACGCACTTCTCATCTGTCCCAGGGGTGAGTCGCAGGACGTGAGAAAGATCGTCGGACGCCTGGATGAGGAAGGGAGGACGGAGCATCTCATGCACCCCACGGTCCAAAAACCGTGGGGATCCTACAGGGTCCTGGAGGAGGGGAGCGGTTACCTCGTCAAGAGAATAACCGTTGACCCGGGACAGAAACTGAGCCTTCAGATGCATCGGCACCGAAGCGAGCACTGGGTCGTCGTTGCCGGCAGGGCACTGGTTACGGTGGGTGAGGAGACAACGGTCCAGGAGGTCAACGAGAAAACCTTCATCCCCACGCAGACCCGGCATCGCCTCGAAAATGCCGGCCCGGAGTCCCTGAACATCATCGAGGTGCAGCTTGGGGATGTCATCAGCGAGGATGACATCGTCAGGTTCGAGGATATCTATGGAAGGATCCATGACCGGCGCTGATTTTCCACAGCATATTTTCAGGGCCTACGATATCCGCGGGACCTATGAAACGGAGGTCACGGACAGCATCTCCTTCGCGATCGGATGGGCTTTCGGCCGCATGATCCGGGAGCGGGTTGAGACCTCATCACCACTCGTTTCAGTTGGAATGGACGCACGCCTCCATTCCCCTGCTCTTAAAGATGCCTTTATGTCCGGCCTCCATCTTGCTGGATGCAGAATAATGGACCTGGGCCTGTGCCCGTCCCCGCTGACCTACTACTCGGCGTTTAAACTTGGCCCTGATGCGTTTGCCATGATAACGGCGAGCCACAATCCACCCGAGGATAACGGTTTTAAACTCGGCATAGGAAGGGACACGATCCACTCAGAGGACATGCAACTTCTGGGTCGGATGGCGCGATCAGCCCCGCCCTTTGCACCCGCGGAGGTTACACCAGAGGTCGAGGAGATTGATATTATCTCCCTTTACGTGGAGGAGATCGTCGGGAGGTTTACGGACCTTCCGGAGATTCTCACGGATATAGGCAGACCGGTGAAGATCGTAATCGATTCCGGGAACGGAACCGCCGGTCCGGTCCTTCCGGAGATAATGAGGAGGCTGGGCTTCGAGATCGTAGAGATGTTCAGCGAGCCCGATGGACGATTTCCAAACCACCACCCCGATCCGACCCTTCCGGAGGCCATGGAGGCCCTCAGAGAGGCCATACGGGCGGCCGGAGCGGACGTGGGTGTTGCCCTGGACGGCGATGCCGACCGCATAGGGCTGCTGGATGAGAATGGAAACGTCATCTGGGGGGATATGCTCCTTCTTATCCTCGCCAGGGACATAATCGAGGCAGCCGGCGGCAGGGGAGGGGATGAACATCCTCTCATCATCTCTGAGGTAAAGGCATCCCAGGTTCTTTACGACGAGGTTGAGAAATATGGGGGCAGTGCCCTGATGTGGAAAACGGGCCATTCGCTCATCAAGGCAAAGATGAAGGAAACCGGAGCTGCACTGGCCGGGGAGGTGAGCGGCCATCTCTTTTTTGCGGACAGGTATTACGGATATGACGACGGGCTTTATGCTGCTGTCAGGCTGGCGGAGGTGTACGCAAGATCACTCGCCTCCGGAAAAATTACATCATTTTCCCAACTTCTCGATGGTGTTCCGAAGGTGTTTAACACACCGGAAATTCGCATCCCGTGCCCTGAGACGGAAAAAACCCGGATTATCTCCAGGGTCGCAGAGGCGCTGGCTCGTCATAAAAAGGATAACGAAAAGCCGGCCGTTCGCAGGATCGTTGATATTGACGGTGTCAGAGCCGTTTTCGACGGGGGATGGGGCCTTGTTCGTTTCAGCAATACCCAGCCGGTCCTGGTGATGAGGTTCGAGGCCCGGGATCAGCCCCTTCTGGATTCCTACCAATCGTTTTTCCGTCATATCCTGGCGGAGGTAACGGAGAGGAGCCCATGAGCCTCAACCCGTTCTGGCGGCTTATGAGGCCGCATCAGTGGCTGAAAAACGGTTTCGTGCTGGCGGCCCTTGTATTTTCCCGGCACCTGCTCGAGTTATCCTATGTTTCCAGGGCCTTGGTAGCAGTGGCTGCTTTCTGCCTCGCCTCCAGCGCCGTTTACGTTTTTAACGATATCGTCGATCGTGAGCAGGACCGGACCCACTCGGACAAAAAGAACCGTCCCATCGCCTCGGGTGAGGTTTCCGTGGGGAGTGCGCTGCCATTCGGGATCATGCTTCTGGCGGGGGCGCTGGCCCTGACCGTGTCCCTCGGCGCCGCTTTTTCCATGTCGGTGCTGGCCTACCTCGGTCTTCAGCTCGCCTATAACCTGTTTTTAAAGAATGTCGTTCTTCTCGACATATTCACCATTGCCCTTGGTTTCGTTATCCGGGCGGTGGCCGGCGCGCTTGCCATCAAGGTGGTCATCTCTCCGTGGCTGATCCTGTGCACCCTGCTTATCGCCCTTTTTCTGGGTTTTGCGAAAAGGCGGCATGAGATAGTTCTCATGGGCGATAACGCCGTTCTCCACAGGGGTATCCTCAGGGAATATTCCATCCCGTTCCTTGACCAGCTCATATCCATCGTCACGGCCTCCACCATCGTTTCCTACGCCATTTACACCCTCTCACCCGAGGTG
Protein-coding sequences here:
- the algA gene encoding alginate biosynthesis protein AlgA, which gives rise to MGDLFALILAGGSGTRLWPLSRRYSPKQLLSLADEGGLSLLQDTVRRLESRVASDRMVIVTSHGLRPEIKRQISDYLAPAADNCLIVGEPSGRNTAPAILLGAMLIQRRDSDAVVIVAPADHIIQDPGAFGRALDTAEKAAAAGSIVTFGIPPLRPETGYGYIQAGEKMNGCFVVEKFEEKPTLERAENFLEKGDYLWNSGMFCFTASTIIDEARRYLPEMMTALEMVELESLSGLERAYDELEAISIDHGVMEKTRKAVVVPLSAGWSDVGSWDSLYEIGSRDADGNLIRGDVMAFDTSGSLLVGSGKMLAVTGMKDVIVVDAEDALLICPRGESQDVRKIVGRLDEEGRTEHLMHPTVQKPWGSYRVLEEGSGYLVKRITVDPGQKLSLQMHRHRSEHWVVVAGRALVTVGEETTVQEVNEKTFIPTQTRHRLENAGPESLNIIEVQLGDVISEDDIVRFEDIYGRIHDRR
- a CDS encoding decaprenyl-phosphate phosphoribosyltransferase; the protein is MSLNPFWRLMRPHQWLKNGFVLAALVFSRHLLELSYVSRALVAVAAFCLASSAVYVFNDIVDREQDRTHSDKKNRPIASGEVSVGSALPFGIMLLAGALALTVSLGAAFSMSVLAYLGLQLAYNLFLKNVVLLDIFTIALGFVIRAVAGALAIKVVISPWLILCTLLIALFLGFAKRRHEIVLMGDNAVLHRGILREYSIPFLDQLISIVTASTIVSYAIYTLSPEVAANFGGRYMILTLPFVIYGIFRYLYLVQIRESGGSPTRSLMLDGPLLLSVLLWGMAAVAIIYLAG
- the fcl gene encoding GDP-L-fucose synthase; amino-acid sequence: MDKETLDVGDSTDRGGMDLREKNILVTGGAGFLGGFVTRALRDEGVSSSRIHIPRSRDVDLRIQENCVAAVRGKEVVIHLAASVGGIGFNRRNPGVLFYDNIIMGANLMEAARLEGVEKFVQVGTVCAYPKNTPVPFSEDSLWDGYPEETNAPYGVAKRALLVQAQAYREQYGLNAVFLLPVNLYGPNDNFDLEDSHVIPALIRKCVEAVDGGRDILDVWGSGNATREFLYVQDCARGIVQATRDYDGSEPVNLGSGREITIRDLVGLIAKLTGFTGSIRWNLTRPDGQPRRCLDTSRARAFGFSATTSLEDGLARTIRWYREHGKEI
- the algC gene encoding phosphomannomutase/phosphoglucomutase is translated as MEGSMTGADFPQHIFRAYDIRGTYETEVTDSISFAIGWAFGRMIRERVETSSPLVSVGMDARLHSPALKDAFMSGLHLAGCRIMDLGLCPSPLTYYSAFKLGPDAFAMITASHNPPEDNGFKLGIGRDTIHSEDMQLLGRMARSAPPFAPAEVTPEVEEIDIISLYVEEIVGRFTDLPEILTDIGRPVKIVIDSGNGTAGPVLPEIMRRLGFEIVEMFSEPDGRFPNHHPDPTLPEAMEALREAIRAAGADVGVALDGDADRIGLLDENGNVIWGDMLLLILARDIIEAAGGRGGDEHPLIISEVKASQVLYDEVEKYGGSALMWKTGHSLIKAKMKETGAALAGEVSGHLFFADRYYGYDDGLYAAVRLAEVYARSLASGKITSFSQLLDGVPKVFNTPEIRIPCPETEKTRIISRVAEALARHKKDNEKPAVRRIVDIDGVRAVFDGGWGLVRFSNTQPVLVMRFEARDQPLLDSYQSFFRHILAEVTERSP